Proteins encoded within one genomic window of Misgurnus anguillicaudatus chromosome 18, ASM2758022v2, whole genome shotgun sequence:
- the LOC141350381 gene encoding G2/M phase-specific E3 ubiquitin-protein ligase-like, whose translation MLVKFTDDIGALEEAIDTGGPRREFLTLLMKHLKDRPIFDGPEGHRFLVYNANAVREDEYYLAGKIIAVSVVHGGPGPHFLLKDLVHYLAGQPSFKAPINLITDEEIGKALQEIENAASLNALRECMMTHSTMLQTAGCLRHVATVEEKREIVSDYLQWYIIDRNSSVIDRFREGLSALKFLNALQQYPTLLAPVLCHSEKQLTASDLEMLFKPDLSPSGSSRRLKENKTMGYWADYLLDCEEGQAAVSVEDVLMFATGLSSLPPSGLEPLPQIEFLDHSVFPMANTCANSLKLPLLDSYTLFKSQMDFGIQNSPGFGCF comes from the exons ATGCTTGTCAAATTTACTGATGATATTGGTGCTTTGGAAGAGGCAATTGACACTGGTGGTCCAAGAAGAGAGTTTTTAACTCTACTAATGAAACATCTAAAAGACCGGCCCATTTTTGATGGACCAGAAGGACATCGATTCTTGGTCTACAATGCAAATG CTGTTAGGGAGGATGAATACTACCTGGCAGGAAAGATAATTGCTGTGTCAGTTGTGCATGGAGGTCCAGGACCCCATTTCCTGTTGAAAGATCTTGTACATTATCTTGCAGGCCAGCCTTCATTCAAAGCACCAATTAATTTAATTACTGATGAAGAAATAGGGAAAGCTTTGCAAGAG ATTGAGAATGCTGCTTCATTGAATGCTCTGCGCGAATGTATGATGACACACAGCACAATGTTACAGACAGCAGGTTGTCTGAGACATGTGGCTACTGTGGAAGAAAAGAGAGAAATTGTTTCTGACTACCTCCAGTGGTATATTATTGACCGTAACTCATCTGTAATTGACAG ATTCAGGGAGGGTCTTTCAGCCCTGAAGTTTTTGAATGCACTACAGCAATACCCTACTTTGCTGGCCCCTGTCCTGTGCCACTCTGAAAAGCAACTCACTGCTTCTGATCTGGAGATGCTCTTTAAACCTGACCTCAGTCCTTCTGGAAGCAGTCGAAgacttaaagaaaataaaaccatGGGCTACTGGGCAGACTATCTCCTTGATTGTGAAG AAGGCCAGGCTGCTGTGTCGGTGGAAGATGTCTTGATGTTTGCTACTGGGCTGTCTTCGCTTCCCCCATCTGGCTTGGAACCACTGCCACAAATAGAGTTCCTCGATCACTCTGTGTTCCCTATGGCAAATACATGCGCAAACTCCTTGAAATTACCACTCCTGGACTCATACACTTTGTTTAAGTCACAAATGGACTTTGGAATTCAAAATAGTCCAGGATTTGGCTGTTTTTAA
- the LOC141350379 gene encoding uncharacterized protein: MFCPFCGKHMSTVTRFCFKCGRSLEFMNDMDQTETPGTSRQTDSAKQTEQQPCPSYKHFMEYRSSKSKERQSFNYGPKGRFKPKEKKHVQINVGLMVPHETDGTDLKPLRGKTLPLFTDPEVAAPDLLKQAVQKMRTFNKDMHEGPYVLLYPDCSEVVHVPGSERPFKLAEYKKEIGKAYSRITFFICLEKHYKRVDDTTDSDSEIVITTRSTAEFNRADTLVFEPQNRSTPKLKLEDERDAPGHSSTVQPGQILISDAEDLDPPEENPEKTSCYSKYTDLYSPNVEQEDEELVAVSVKNSQHTVMDETGITLPDIVANLALPIDHKKVSRFNISRANVWDGAVRGFNIF; the protein is encoded by the exons ATGTTTTGTCCGTTTTGTGGCAAACACATGAGCACCGTAACGCGGTTTTGCTTCAAGTGTGGTCGGTCTTTAGAGTTTATGAACGACATGGACCAGACGGAAACACCGGGGACGTCTCGACAGACGGACAGTGCTAAGCAAA CAGAACAACAACCATGCCCATCATACAAACATTTCATGGAGTACAGAAGCTCAAAGTCAAAAGAACGGCAGTCTTTTAACTATGGGCCAAAAGGAAGGTTTAAGcctaaagaaaaaaaacacgtCCAG ATAAATGTAGGACTAATGGTGCCACATGAAACTGATGGAACCGATTTAAAACCTCTAAGAGGGAAAACACTCCCGTTATTTACAGACCCGGAGGTAGCAGCACCTGATCTACTGAAACAAGCTGTACAGAAAATGAGAACGTTTAACAAGGACATGCACGAAGGACCATACGTCCTTTTGTATCCAGATTGCTCAGAGGTGGTCCATGTGCCTGGGTCAGAAAGGCCATTCAAATTGGCAGAATATAAAAAGGAAATAGGAAAGGCATATTCCAGGATCACTTTTTTCATTTGCCTGGAAAAACACTATAAAAGAG tggatGATACTACAGACTCTGATTCTGAAATTGTCATCACAACAAGGAGCACAGCTGAATTCAATCGAGCTGACACTTTG GTTTTTGAACCACAAaatcgaagtactcccaaactCAAACTGGAAGATGAAAG AGATGCACCAGGACATTCATCAACAGTTCAGCCAGGACAG ATATTAATATCTGATGCTGAGGATCTGGATCCACCTGAAGAAAATCCAGAAAAAACTTCTTGCTAcag TAAATACACAGACCTGTATTCACCAAATGTTGAGCAAGAGGACGAAGAGCTGGTTGCTGTCAGTGTGAAGAATTCTCAACACACAGTAAT GGATGAGACCGGTATTACATTACCTGACATTGTAGCAAACCTGGCACTTCCTATTGATCACAAAAAAGTCAGTCGGTTCAACATCTCAAGGGCTAATGTATGGGATGGGGCAGTCAGAGGTTTCAACATATTCTGA
- the LOC129437604 gene encoding uncharacterized protein, whose translation MFCPFCGQHMSTVTRFCVTCGRCLEFLNDTDQMETRDILNQCVQYFNEGHSYAVIVDMMSSLHGVNISLRTLKSKLNEAGLYRRKDYSSPNSVCNAIRLELRGPGQLFGYRTMWQVLKQKYNFRVRRDDVMNLLRELNPRGCESRTRRRFTRRTYHSMGPNYMWHADGYDKLKPFGLAISGCIDGFSRKVLWLECGPTNNNPTVIAHYFISCVQNLGVIPMRLRTDCGTENGIMAAIQCMLRHHHSDYYSGASSHMYGSSINNQRIESWWSIFRKGRSQFWMELFADLREAGYFNGSHEHQCLLRYCFGDVIQKDLDECVRLWNSHRIRPSRTAACPGGMPNELYYLPHRFGSRDCGFQIEQTELDAFPEASLSITSCGDPNMQEYLDFAIEHSQLQKPENWESASELYMKLKEMAQL comes from the exons ATGTTTTGTCCATTTTGTGGCCAACATATGAGCACCGTAACGCGGTTTTGCGTCACGTGTGGTCGGTGTTTGGAGTTTTTGAACGACACGGACCAGATGGAAACACGGGACATACTGAATCAATGTGTTCAATATTTTAACGAGGGCCACTCGTACGCTGTAATCGTGGACATGATGTCAAGTCTACACGGTGTAAACATCAGCTTGAGGACTCTTAAAAGTAAACTAAACGAAGCCGGGTTGTACCGCCGAAAGGATTATTCTTCTCCAAACTCCGTGTGTAACGCCATCAGATTGGAACTTCGTGGACCTGGACAACTATTTGGCTACCGCACGATGTGGCAGGTACTCAAACAAAAGTACAATTTTCGAGTGAGGAGAGACGATGTGATGAATTTGCTCCGGGAGCTTAACCCTCGAGGGTGTGAGAGTAGAACACGCAGAAGGTTTACAAGAAGAACCTACCACTCAATGGGACCCAACTATATGTGGCACGCAGATGGTTACGATAAACTTAAGCCATTTGGTCTGGCCATATCGGGATGTATAGATGGATTTTCACGTAAAGTATTGTGGCTTGAATGTGGACCAACAAATAATAACCCAACAGTGATTGCTCACTATTTCATTTCATGTGTGCAAAACCTCGGTGTCATCCCTATGAGACTGAGGACTGATTGCGGCACTGAGAACGGCATAATGGCTGCAATTCAATGCATGCTACGCCACCATCACAGTGACTACTACTCTGGCGCGTCCAGCCACATGTACGGTTCATCTATAAATAACCAGCGTATTGAGTCCTGGTGGTCTATATTTAGAAAGGGAAG GTCTCAGTTCTGGATGGAGTTATTTGCAGACCTTAGAGAAGCTGGATACTTCAACGGGAGTCATGAGCATCAGTGTCTATTGAGATACTGCTTTGGTGATGTTATTCAAAAGGACTTGGATGAGTGTGTGAGACTGTGGAACAGTCACAGGATTCGCCCTTCCAGAACAGCAGCGTGTCCAGGAGGAATGCCCAATGAACTCTACTACTTACCACACAG GTTTGGCTCGAGAGACTGCGGATTTCAAATTGAACAAACTGAACTGGATGCCTTTCCTGAGGCTAGCCTGTCAATAACTTCTTGTGGAGACCCAAACATGCAGGAGTACTTGGACTTTGCCATAGAACACAGTCAGTTACAGAAGCCAGAGAACTGGGAGTCTGCATCAGAACTGTACATGAAGCTAAAAGAAATGGCTCAGCTATGA